The DNA window TTAAATAATTGCTAATTTTGTAATGTTGTAATCATGATCTAGGATGTTAATTTAGTAATGTTGTAATCTCATGCACCTCTATATAGAAAAAGTCACagcgagtttttttttttttaatgtattttatgTATATTTGTGTGCCATGTGGAACCACAAAAAGTATTTGCTTTGTTCTCAATCTTGGAGTTTTTAAAACTGAAAtaagttttgtttcttttagtgGAGGTCACCCGCTTTTGCTCAGAGTGGTTTTGATTTAGTGTGGGTTGTATGTAATTTACAGTACAAGAGGGTTCTAATTGAAGTGAAATGGGTTCTAGTATTGTTGAGAATATAAAGTTTTTCATTGgttaaaatttttcagttttgttgcATATCTTGGACAACAGTGAAATGATTAGATAGGAATAGGATGGTTTGATCTATGCATTAATGTTAGCAATTAAAGTAGTCAGTGCATGTTTCGATCAGATCAATATAGAGACACATAAATACCAACATGGAGatattttcaatatataaaagTGAACTGCTTTATGCATgcataaataataagaaaaaccGTATCATTAATCAGTACCTGTCAATTTGTGTAAAACTATGATGAGCTATAGGATACTAATACTATGATACCAGTTGAAGAGTTACCATTTTACTCATGGatactttatttcttttcaacAGGCGTTCCCAAATGAAGTTTGGACAGAATAGATCTGTACGGACTCTTGATTTAACCCACAATAAAATAGGTAATGCTCTTTTTCCTATGAAGATCCCAAGTCATTGGGTTAACATTGGTGAAAAAGACTCGTTCAGACTTGTTCTCACAGTTTTCTGTACTTGATTTAGCAGTGagaagttgattttttttttttaattttctttaaaagaacGTCTTCGTGCTGTTAACAGTTAACACCTGTCTCCTACTCAAGTTCAATTTAATTTTGCAGTTGACATACCTATGGATATAAGCAAATTAATTAACATGCAGCGCCTGGTAAGAATCTTTAAATTCAGTTGTGTATGTGAACTGTAATCCCTTTCCATGAAATAGGTTATAAATGCACATCATTTAAATAAGTGATAAAACCTTAACTGCTTGATTTTGAAGGAGCTTTTCAATTTCTGATGGAAACAGTGCTTCTAGTTTTGAATCAAAGATTACGGGATAATCTGCTATTTGTTTGAATTGACAAAGTTTCAACATGGCTCACAGTGACTTGTTAAGTCAATATAATATACCAGCTTAAACTACAAGAGTGAACATAGTTGTAAAAATGGGagttttttttagggaaagTAAGGATATATATTCTATCTTAATAACATATCTAGTAGTGAGAGAGTTTGGATACTTGAGAGATCACCTATTAATAGATTCATAAATTTGTGTAAGCTTAAATTTGCATATTGCCTGCTGCATTTTTAAGAGATAAGTTGGATTGATCTACCCAGTTTCACTAAGCATTGATTGGCTTGGGAGGCATAGATCAGATATTTGGAATATGGTTCCGGGTTGTATGATGTGGATTGTTTGGACGGAGCAAAATCGTCTTTTTTTTAGGATACGGAAAAATCATTATGTCAACgcactctttttgattggtctcggtgTTGGGGTTTCTTGGATTGTTCATCCAACATAGACTTCCTTGTTTCTCTTAGACTAGCCTTTTTCCCttgtgttcatcatcatgaacttaattttttaatacttttgaTCAGTATAACTACACTTATTAcctatcaaacaaaaaaaaaaaagcattgatTGGCAAtagaaccatttttttatttgttaatgaatTAGATTGAGATACACTAATGTTGGCTGATGCATTGGTTGCTAAACAAGTGACGTTTTGGAGGTAGAATGGATAAATGGATTTGAACATATCTGATTTTCAGTTTGTTTATCAGCTTAGAATATGTCGATACAAATATTTATAAGGAATAATAATTGTATTGGTTCTGCTTTATCTCACTGTGGTGGAGAGAATTAGAGTCTTAGAGAGGGACATACATCAGAAGAGCAATTCTTGGGAATTAATTGTAAGAGATTCATTGAAACAATCCATTCTCCTCTCTTGTTAGATCTTTTAGTCTCGTAAAACAGTTGGATATCTTATTTACCAACTTATCTCTGAGAGCTGTTCTTGTGACTTTATTGCTAagtcttatctttttttttttagtatttcttATGACATGATTATATGCACATGGtgctttttgcttttattgtcaTGAGTGATCATCATAATATGATATTGGCAAAGCTTTAGCTTAAAGTTGCCCTATCTTTTCAGATCTTAGCTGAGAATCTTGTCCAGCAACTACCTACAAACTTGGGGAAACTTCAGTCTCTAAAACTTATGACACTTGATGGAAATCAAATTACCTCCTTGCCTGATGAAAGTAATTCTCTTCTCTAAATAAGTAAGATAATGCTAATTTATAAATTCGATATAGTGGATCTGAACATTATGTAGATTTCTGAGATTTAAGGTCATAATTTCTGCATGTGTATAGATGATGAAATCACTTAAAATCTGCAATCTCATTCACTTAAAATCACTTTGCTTGGACAATAATAACGTGAAACAGGTATTAACTtacctctcactctctctctcttaacacATGCATGTGGATCTCTTGTCAACTTTCCTAATACTGAAGCCTCCCTTCTTCCTTGATCTACTTAGCTATTATTCTCGTCATTTTCTCTCCTTCTTTCTACCTCAAAGTCTTATCTTTCCTAAAGTTCcccaaaacagaattgataatgCCCCTTTTACTTTTATCAAACTCGAAAGCTGTTGGACTTGCAAACTTTGTCCCGTGGTCAACACAGATGaagaaattaaaagagaaaagatataGTGTAGGTTGAAGAAGAGAATCGGAACATATTATTCTCCGCTAAGTACAACTTCCTGACTACCATTTGATGGACCTTTTCGAATTAAGACAGTGATGGTGTTTGCTTTCAGGACTTTGCCAGTCAAAAGGAGAGTTCAGCAATTTTATGaagattatataaatttaatttttaggttaGAAATGTGAATTCTGGAGTTTCAAGATTCATGGTTATTAATCTATTTGTGAAGCCTTACTATTTGGTACTGTTTTGAATAAGGTGGTTTAAGTATCGAAGAGTCATGGTTCTTTTGATTCCCTTTGTACTAGTCTATTTATGCAATAGCTGGACTTGCCTGTattaatatttagtatttatttcTGGACAGATACCTCTGAATCTACTGAAAGACTGCAAAGTTCTGTAGAATATCTCCCTGCATGGCAATCCTATTTCAATGGATCAATTTCAGCAGGTATGTCATAGTCCCTGCATGTAGTgttattaatttattcattttatatttcaGCAAAAACCCAATATGTATTTTCAACCCAACTGAACCCCAAACGCTTTTAGATGGAAGGATTTCAAGATTTTgaagcaagaagaaagaagaagtttgACAAGCAAATTGATTCAAATGTGATGATTGGGTCAAAAGGCCTCGATGAGGGTGTTGATCTATGAATGTCTTACATCAGTGCTCCCTAAAAGAGTAAGTTGTTACACCACAATCTCAATGAATTACTTACTGTCTTGCACCAGGAGAGTCAATTTAGAAACTTGCCTATACGGACAACATTAGTTCTGAATGCTACCAATCTTGGATTAACTATAAACTAAAGTATGTTCACATTATTTAGGTTGGCATGGCTGCAAACTTGAGGGATTTTGTGCTAACTAAACTATGTTCACACTCATCAAGTCCAATATGCCACTCAAAATGCTTATTACCAACACGAAGGTTGGGAGGAATACAAAGGCCTTAGTTGCTGGTGTTTCAGAGAGGACCATAAGGCACCCAGATGCCATGAGTTTGGTGTTTAATGCAGTTGATTCTATCAGCAAACAATATATCAAGGCAGTCAGCAGTACAATTGCCTGAGGCAGTGCAACATTTTAGTTGTACCACAATCTAGTACAGATTATTGGAAATAGACTTACTAATAATGTATTATATTTGCAAAGATGTGGCTTACATTTAAGAGTAAGACCATCAATTCTGTAAGCGAGAGCGCTTTGTTCTCCCTTCTGGTGGTCCAATGAACAACTCAGTTTCCACATCAGAACTTGGACTACTTTCTTCATAAGGTAAAATTTCTCTCTGCTCATTTGATCCTTGCTGTGGTTGAATACCACACTGCAAAGAGATGTTAAAGGtaactttaaaaagaaatttcaaaaaataaaaaaatcataatacaAGTCAAGCAATAACTGGTATTGCATATAAGGTTCTGGCAAGAATCTAGATCTTGCCTAGAGAAATAAGTTATAAAGCAGATGACTggtacttgtttttttttttcaatactgGATTGTTCAAAAcattaaatctcaaaaaaattttgagattaattatattgtttgtcATTTCCTTACCAAATGGAGCAATATGTTTCCTCAAAAGTCAAATATAATACCATCAACaagaagaataaaagaatactagtactagtaataataattgcAAAAGTTCACCTTCTCACATAGCCTTGCATTTTCAGCTGCTAGGACTTTTTCCtgacaaaaaattagaaaatagaaCATATACTAGTCAGCAACAACTGAAGAATTCT is part of the Quercus lobata isolate SW786 unplaced genomic scaffold, ValleyOak3.0 Primary Assembly Scq3eQI_869, whole genome shotgun sequence genome and encodes:
- the LOC115973315 gene encoding MADS-box protein SOC1-like, with the protein product SVRYIHLRRLLGQGLGTCSLEELQQIEEQLERSVSSIRARKAQVFKEQIEQLKEKEKVLAAENARLCEKCGIQPQQGSNEQREILPYEESSPSSDVETELFIGPPEGRTKRSRLQN